The genome window CTTTCAGATAGTGTAAATCGGCTTTCAATTTCTCCAATCCTTCTTTGGAGATATACATAAAACTTGACATTTGCAGTCCTCCGAATCTTTAACTTCGCTATACATTTATTTCAAACTGGCACAAAAATAATGAACCGCTTTTACCACAAAAGCGGTTAAAATATCCAAATTACGAATAGGAATTACGAATCTTTTTTACGTGATGCAGGCTCTATACGTTCAACGCTGATTATACCATTCACCCGGTTGAGCGCATTAATCACTCGCGTAAGATGCGGCAGATTTTTGACTTCGAGAATAATTTTGCCGAGCGCAACTTTGTCTTTCGCCCGGATGTCCAAATTTAATATATTGATGTTATTTGTTGCAAGTGCCTGAGTAATATCGCGAATTAAATATTTGCGATCCTCACCCAACAGCGACAGTTGCACCCGAAATTCTTCCTCTACTTCCACCGTCCAGTTTACCGAAATGGTGCGATCCTTCCGGTCAACCAGATTGAGCATGTTCGGGCAGTTGCGGCGATGGATGGTCACACCCTTACCACGGGTAATGTATCCCAAAATATCGTCGCCGGGAACCGGCTGGCAACAACGCCCGAGGTTAATCATAATATTATCCATTCCCTGAACGCGAATGGCAGAATGTTTGCGATTCTTTTGCAGAATGCGCTGCAACAGCGATTCTTTTGGCAGATCTTCCACCGGTTTTTCGGAGATGGAAGCCATTATTTTTTCGATAGTTAGCTCACCACGTCCGACAGCCGCCTTCAGGCTGGGCACATCTTCGACACCCAGTTTTTTAGCCGCTTCATCCAGCTTATCATCCTGATGTTTTATTTTGAAGCGCTTAAAATATTTGTCAATGATCTCTTCGCCAAGTTTCAGGCTGTGTTCAAACTGGATATCCCGCAAATAGCGCCGCACATGATGCCGCGCTTTGCTGGTTTTTACAAACGTGAGCCAATCCTGGCTGGGGCGCTGGTTAGAACTTGTGATAATCTCAACCATTTCACCGCTGTTCAACGTAGATTTCAACGGCACAATGCGGCCGTTCACCTTTGCGCCGATGCAGTGCATTCCCACATTCGAGTGCACTTGAAATGCAAAATCCACCGGCGTTGATCCGAGCGGCAACCGCATCACATCGCCGCGCGGCGTAAATACAAATACTTCGTCCTGATACAGGTCAATTTTCAGCGATTCCAGAAAATCCTGTGCATCAACCATTTCTTTTTCTTTATACTGATCCAGCAACTGGCGAACCCAGTTTAGCTGCTGATCCATCTCATCTTTTTTACGATCGGGCATGCCGTCTTTGTATCGCCAGTGTGCGGCAATCCCCATTTCGGCGATGTTGTGCATCTCTTGCGTGCGAATCTGAATCTCTACCATGTGCCCCTGTTTATCCACCACCGTTGTGTGCAATGATTGGTAGCCGTTTATTTTCGGCATCGCGATATAATCCTTAAATCGTTCATAAACAGGTGTATAGAGGTTGTGAACCAACCCCAGCACGTAATAAGATTCTTCCACTTTTGTAACGATAATCCGAATCGCCAGCAGATCGTAAATTTCTTCAAACGGCTTATTGCGCACCTTTATTTTTTTGTAAATGGAATACAGATGTTTCGGTCGCCCGTATACAGATGCCTGAATATTATGTGCCGCAATTTCCGCTTCGATCGGTTTAATGATTTTGCGGATATACGCTTCGCGTTCTTCTTTTTTCTGGTTCAGCCGGTTTTTGAGATCCAGAAACGCGGCGTTGTCCAGATATTTGAATGTTAAATCTTCCAGTTCGCTTTTGACGCGCTGCATCCCGAACCGGTTGGCTAACGGCGCATATACTTCCCGGGTTTCGATGGCAATGCGATTGCGTTTTTCCGGCGGCATGGCGCCGAGCGTTTTCATATTGTGCAACCGGTCTGCCAGTTTTATCAAAATCACCCGAAGGTCTTTTGCCATTGAGAGCAACATTTTGCGAAATGTTTCTGCCTGCCGCAACTCCCGGCTTAGCCCTTTTCTGCCGCTCATTTCGGTAATTTTTGTAACACCATCTACCAGCAAACGAATGGTCGGTCCAAATTCTTCTTCAATTTCATCAAGCGTATAGGTTGTATCTTCCGCAACATCGTGCAGCAAACCGGCGGCGATGGTTGTGCTGTCCATCCGCATTACTTCCGCCAAAATGGTTGCCACGTTCATGCAATGCAAATAGTATGGCTCACCGGATTGGCGCTTCTGTTCCCGGTGCGCCCAAAGCCCAAAAGTATAGGCTTTGTATAACATTTCTTCGTTGAATTGCGGATTATATTCGCGAACAATTTTGATCAGCTGCTCATAGAGTGGATCGAACTGCTTGCGCAAATCCTGATACAAAGCATTTTGCGTGTCTACCGTATCGAGCACGCCCATACGCAATCCTTGGTAATAAAAAACGCCTAAAATAAATTAAACGGCTAATTAGCCGTTTTTGTGTGCACTGCAATCGTTTTCGGATTTTGAATTTGCGGTTTTTCGGGGATTTAAGCCTTCCCAACACCGAAAATTTGTTTCGCCCGTTACTCCGGATGCGTAAAATAAAACCGCATCATCTATAATATTATGAATAATTTAAGTCACTCATCCAAACGGGAAATTATCAAAGCCACAAATTTCACTTTGAACTTTTAAATAAAACCCTCAATCGCTAAACTGACATTATGTATTTTTTATCTTACGTTGAAACTAAGGTTAATTTTCGGGAAACTCAAGTATATTTTTTCGCAAAAATCAAACTGGATAAAATGGGGAATATTTATGAGCGCATTACACGAAGCCGCCCTGGTTGCCGCGCGCGATTGTTTGGGTGTTCAAAAAAACGAAAGCGTTTTGATCGTTACCGATATCAAACGACGCAGTATTGGAATGGCGCTGTTTGAGGTATGCCAGGACATTGCCAAAGAAGTGCTGCTGATGGAAATGACCCCGCGCCGGGTAAACGGCGAAGAACCGCCGCCGGCAATTACCGAGGCGATGAAGGCGGTAGATGTTTCCATTTGCCCGACCAGCACATCGCTGACGCACACCAACGCCCGGCGAACCGCCTGCGCTGCCGGCGGAAGGGTGGGCACAATGCCCGGCATTACCGAAGATATTTTGATCCGAACCATGAAAGCGGATTACAAATCTGTCGCGAAACGCACCTACAAAGTGGCTGAGCTGCTCACGAACGGCAAAATGGCTCATGTTACTACGCCCGCCGGCACGGATATTTATTTGCCGATCGCTGGGATTAACGGCATCCCATCTACCGGAATGGTGTTGGATAGCGGCAAATTTGGCAATTTGCCTTCCGGCGAAGCGTATCTGATGCCCCGCGAAAATGAAGCGGAAGGCGTTTATGTGGTCGATGGCTCATTGGCCGGCATCGGGATGATCACCGGCGAACCGGTGCGCATCACGATTGAAAAAGGGATGGCCGTAAAAATTGAGGGCGGCGAGCAAGCCCGCGAATTTGCCAAAACTGTCGAATCTGTCGGGCCGAAAGCCCGCAATTTGGCGGAGCTGGGCGTTGGCACTAACGATTCCGCACAGATAAACGGCACTATTCTGGAAGATGAAAAAGTACTCGGCACGGTTCATCTGGCATTGGGAAATAACATGTCGATGGGCGGCACCTGCGATGTCGGGTTTCATGTGGACGGCATTTTGCTCAACCCCACGCTCACCATCGACGATGTCGTGATTTTGAAAGATGGCAAAATGGTGATCGATCTGGATGCATAAAAAAAAGGGCGAACCGTTCGTTCGCCCCAAATAACATACTTTAAGCTTGTCATACCCGACCCGATTTATCGGGACGGGAATGACGACTTTGAGCAATAGTCAAATTTTCATCGACAGCTTCACGCGGCCGCGCTGCATATCTACTTCAATTACTTTTACGCTGACAATATCGCCAACCGCAACCACTTCCATCGGGTTTTTGATGTAACGATCCGCCATTTCGCTAACGTGCACCAACCCGTCGCGCTTTACGCCGATATCCACAAATGCGCCGAAATCCACCACGTTGCGCACCGTGCCTTTCAGCACCATGCCTTCGCGCAAATCTTCGATGTTCAGCACATCACTTTTGAAAATCGGTTTGGGCATCTCATCGCGCGGATCGCGCCCCGGTTTTTCGAGATCGTTGAGAATATCTTCCAGCGTCGGTTCGCCAACACCGATCTGCTCGGCAATTTCTTTCAGACTGCGTTTTTCCCGGCGAATGGTATTTTTTAAGGTACTCCACGATTTTCGATCATTCTCTAACTTGAACAATTTCAACAATTTATGTGTTGCCTCATAAGATTCCGGGTGAATGCCGGTATTGTCCAGCGGATCTGTCGCATCGGGAATTCGCAAAAATCCGGCGGCTTGCTGGAACGCCACATCGCCAACGCCGGATACCTTTTGCAGCTCTTCGCGACTGCTAAATTTACCGTTTTTGTCGCGGAAATTAACAATGCTGGTCGCCGTGCGGCTGGTTAATCCGGAAACGTAGCGCAGCAAACTGGCGGACGCAGTGTTCAAATCCACGCCCACCGCGTTCACCGCGGATTCCACAACGTTGGTCAACGCGCCATCCAGATTTTTCTGGTTCACATCGTGCTGATACAGCCCCACGCCAATGTGTTTCGGATCGATTTTCACCAATTCCGCCAGCGGGTCCATCAATCGCCGCGCGATGGAAATATTCCCGCGCAAACTGGCTTCCAGATCGGGAAATTCCTCTTTTGCCACTTTCGACGCGGAATACACCGATGCACCGGCTTCGTTCACAATGATATACATCAGTTCGCGCGCCGGATCGCCTTCTTTAATTTCTTTGATCAAATCTGCGGTAAGCGCCTCTGTTTCGCGGGAGGCGGTGCCGTTTCCGATGGCGATAATCTGCACGCCGTATTTGTCCGCCATTCCCCGCAGCACAGCTTTGGATTGGAACACCTGGTTTTGTGGCGGATGCGGAAAAATCGTTTCGCCTTCCAGATATTTGCCGGTTTCATCGATAACGGCAACTTTGCAACCGGTCCGGTATCCGGGATCGATACCCATGATAACTTTACCTTTTACAGGCGGTTGCAGCAGCAAATTTTTGAGGTTTGTTGCAAAAATGCCGATGGCGTGTTCATCCGAAACTTCCGAAAGTTCCGAGCGAACTTCGCGTTCAATGGAGGGCGCAATCAACCGTTTGTAGCTATCGGTGAGCGCAGCTTCAATTTCATTTGCAAAAATGGATTTGGGATTTTTGAGATGCCGCCGGCGAATTTCCTCGAACATCTCCTCTTCCATCACTTCGATGCTCACTTTGAGAATTTTCTCGCGCTCGGCGCGATTGATTGCCAGAATGCGGTGCGGCGGAATTTTTTTCACCGGTTCGGCATAATCGTAATACATTTCGTAATCGCTTTGTGCGTCAGGATCTTTGGCTTTGCTGACGAGAATGCCGGCGTAACGGGTGCGTTCGCGAACAGCTTTGCGCACCTCTGCATCATCGGAAATGGCTTCCGCGATAATGTCGCGGGCACCGGCCAAAGCTTCTTCCGGTGAATTCACTTCTTTTTCCGCGTCCACAAATTTTGCGGCGAAATCTAAAATATTACCGCTGTTGACATCCTGTTTCAGAATAATTTCCGCCAACGGCTCCAGCCCTTTTTCTTTGGCAATGGTTGCGCGGGTGCGTTTTTTGGGACGATACGGCAGGTAGAGGTCTTC of Calditrichia bacterium contains these proteins:
- a CDS encoding RNA-binding transcriptional accessory protein yields the protein MSEKDFYGLIAQELNLRAIQVANTVELLDDGNTVPFIARYRKERTGKMDEEQIRAVEERIKYLRMLEERKTTILHSISEQGKLTPELESKIRETMKMQELEDLYLPYRPKKRTRATIAKEKGLEPLAEIILKQDVNSGNILDFAAKFVDAEKEVNSPEEALAGARDIIAEAISDDAEVRKAVRERTRYAGILVSKAKDPDAQSDYEMYYDYAEPVKKIPPHRILAINRAEREKILKVSIEVMEEEMFEEIRRRHLKNPKSIFANEIEAALTDSYKRLIAPSIEREVRSELSEVSDEHAIGIFATNLKNLLLQPPVKGKVIMGIDPGYRTGCKVAVIDETGKYLEGETIFPHPPQNQVFQSKAVLRGMADKYGVQIIAIGNGTASRETEALTADLIKEIKEGDPARELMYIIVNEAGASVYSASKVAKEEFPDLEASLRGNISIARRLMDPLAELVKIDPKHIGVGLYQHDVNQKNLDGALTNVVESAVNAVGVDLNTASASLLRYVSGLTSRTATSIVNFRDKNGKFSSREELQKVSGVGDVAFQQAAGFLRIPDATDPLDNTGIHPESYEATHKLLKLFKLENDRKSWSTLKNTIRREKRSLKEIAEQIGVGEPTLEDILNDLEKPGRDPRDEMPKPIFKSDVLNIEDLREGMVLKGTVRNVVDFGAFVDIGVKRDGLVHVSEMADRYIKNPMEVVAVGDIVSVKVIEVDMQRGRVKLSMKI
- a CDS encoding aminopeptidase, translated to MSALHEAALVAARDCLGVQKNESVLIVTDIKRRSIGMALFEVCQDIAKEVLLMEMTPRRVNGEEPPPAITEAMKAVDVSICPTSTSLTHTNARRTACAAGGRVGTMPGITEDILIRTMKADYKSVAKRTYKVAELLTNGKMAHVTTPAGTDIYLPIAGINGIPSTGMVLDSGKFGNLPSGEAYLMPRENEAEGVYVVDGSLAGIGMITGEPVRITIEKGMAVKIEGGEQAREFAKTVESVGPKARNLAELGVGTNDSAQINGTILEDEKVLGTVHLALGNNMSMGGTCDVGFHVDGILLNPTLTIDDVVILKDGKMVIDLDA
- a CDS encoding bifunctional (p)ppGpp synthetase/guanosine-3',5'-bis(diphosphate) 3'-pyrophosphohydrolase, which encodes MGVLDTVDTQNALYQDLRKQFDPLYEQLIKIVREYNPQFNEEMLYKAYTFGLWAHREQKRQSGEPYYLHCMNVATILAEVMRMDSTTIAAGLLHDVAEDTTYTLDEIEEEFGPTIRLLVDGVTKITEMSGRKGLSRELRQAETFRKMLLSMAKDLRVILIKLADRLHNMKTLGAMPPEKRNRIAIETREVYAPLANRFGMQRVKSELEDLTFKYLDNAAFLDLKNRLNQKKEEREAYIRKIIKPIEAEIAAHNIQASVYGRPKHLYSIYKKIKVRNKPFEEIYDLLAIRIIVTKVEESYYVLGLVHNLYTPVYERFKDYIAMPKINGYQSLHTTVVDKQGHMVEIQIRTQEMHNIAEMGIAAHWRYKDGMPDRKKDEMDQQLNWVRQLLDQYKEKEMVDAQDFLESLKIDLYQDEVFVFTPRGDVMRLPLGSTPVDFAFQVHSNVGMHCIGAKVNGRIVPLKSTLNSGEMVEIITSSNQRPSQDWLTFVKTSKARHHVRRYLRDIQFEHSLKLGEEIIDKYFKRFKIKHQDDKLDEAAKKLGVEDVPSLKAAVGRGELTIEKIMASISEKPVEDLPKESLLQRILQKNRKHSAIRVQGMDNIMINLGRCCQPVPGDDILGYITRGKGVTIHRRNCPNMLNLVDRKDRTISVNWTVEVEEEFRVQLSLLGEDRKYLIRDITQALATNNINILNLDIRAKDKVALGKIILEVKNLPHLTRVINALNRVNGIISVERIEPASRKKDS